One Argentina anserina chromosome 6, drPotAnse1.1, whole genome shotgun sequence genomic window, GAAAAGCCAATTGATCGACCTCTTCTTGCCAATCACAGGCTTCACACAAGTTGTTTGACCACATAACTTGCAATCCGGGAGTATGGGATTCATCCAAACATCAGGTGCCCTATCACGCATTGCGCTCTTGTTTTGGTACACATAAGTCGCCAATTGTCCGAACTTTTGTTCAAGATCGTACTCAATCTCATACTTTTGATCACACTTTTTGCATTGAACCATACCTCTGATTTTGTTGATGCCATTAGAAaacagatgatgaagagagtACACATGGGCACGCCTCGTGGTAGCCCAAGGGTATGGGGCAGGTATGTCTTCAGTCTGCCCTTCTcttaggatttgtgttggagTTCGACGGGTTCGGGTCATgttgcaaggcaatgccactgaAGCAGTGTGAGAATTCAGAGGACCTACTCCAAGTAAATTAATTATCGGCTCAAATTGAGACGAGGAAGACACTAAAGGTGGAGACTGTTGAGTTGGTCTAGTTGAACTACATGCGGTGGAGAGTTGAAGGGTAAGGTGCTCATCTCTGATGTCGTTAAAAGGCATGGAGATATCCATGTTGAGCAGTACGGTTTTTATTTCTACAGTTTCAGAATTTGAAGAGTCCAAGAGGTAAGGATTAATAGCATAATTTGAGGAAGATAAACTGAGCCAAGACAACAGAATGAAGGGTAGACAGAGCGATTTTGAAGGCTGGAGTGTAGTTTCAAACGTCAAGTGATGAGAGGACTCTTCATTTCAAATCTCGGGAAAAGGATAAATTTAAGACTTGCACACTTATTAGTGTTTATCCGAATTAGTTGTTGGGATTTaacaagaaaatataaataaatcgTAAAGAACAAAACTAATTAAAAGTCGGAACAGGGTTTGAAAACCCTAATCTTCTATCTTCtatcttctattaataaatTCAGACGGGAAGTTTTATAGTTAAATTTTTGAACTTCCTAAAATACCCACGGCttattaatttctaaattttatcTGAATATGGTGTTAAGGGTAggattataatttataaattataaatgtgaaaagaaagaaagaggattTATACATAGAGAAAAATAAGGAGAAAGTCATCATGCAATTCAGtccaaataaataataactATCAACTATTGTGAAGATAATTACCTAAACTTCCCACTCTcagtttatttttttcatcaaatattttttttgttttttagaaaagaaaaaaacaaatgataaCATAAACGAAGTGTGTGTCATGAGACTGGTACttcataattaaaaataataatagaaTCTACGTAATCTAAACTAATCATTATAGgatatgaaataaaaccaaGCACAATATACAAAAAATAGGGTAAGAACTAAACAAAATAGGATATGACATAAAATATAGAGATTCTTGTATGTACGGCGTGTATGGTACACGACGCCATCTTAGCcattgaaaataatttatattcaGGGCTCATCGTGCATTTATATGATTTACTCTAATCTAGGTCGTTCAAAATGTATGTGAAAATACACGCCGTATACTGAAGATACTCTGCCTAAAATAATCTGAATAATCAATACAGGAAAATTAATCATCGAAGCTTGTATATTCACATTGCCATGGAATTTGGAAAACATATGGGAAAGATCAGCTGTCAGCATAACAGTTTCCTTTATGAGCAATTTGACCATCACCAATGAATAATATTAATATCTCTATAAAATGTTTCTATTTCAGTTTCAGTATATTGTCTCATATATTACAAAGGGGTAAAACTGTAAAAGAGGATTTTAAAATCATagagataaaatcataaaaaagtcatgaaactatgagtaattattctgtgtactCGTCACATCACGTGACAttgtcatgtggtgtacccagtcaatcatattacgacatggtataattaacatgcacgcagtgaaaatgacaaaagtttatttacatataagaaccaataaaaaacaatcacagtaaaaaatagaCAAATAACATTAAAGGGTACGCTATGTAGGATATGTgacgggtatatataataatttctccgAAACTATAACTAGAACTACCCTTGTTAGTTGATACCTTTTTTTGGTCAACAAGGTTGAAGATCTAATGTAGTCGAAATAAATCTCTTCCATGAAACCTCAAGGCTAAGATTTTGGAAGTGATAACATAAAATTATATCTGCTTACATCAGTCCGAGTCAATAGCTGGAGTAACGTTAAAAAATGTACCTATTCAGAGAATACTGAGGACAAAATTTTACTGAGAAACTACCGAGCCTCTTTTGATTTACCAAGCTAGAGACTGATTTAACCGTCGTAtgatttcttttccttttggcAATATGTACTTGTAGAATTGCCCTTGCATGGTGCATTACTTCACTATTGGCATGGCATGTTGTCCTCTCACCCCATTTACTTCATACCATGTGCGACCTCTTTATGTGTCAATATCAACTAAATAGAACAACAAGGAGCATTTTGTTCTTATTACTAACCAAAAACTGGCTCGCTTATCCCATTCAAATCTGAAACCCCTTGAACTAAGGGCATGGTCCTTGAGCCAGCGACCCAGAAGGTTAcgattttattttgattatcTAAGAACCTTTTTTGAGGATAACAAACTGGTAAATACATACAGACAAAAAACTGAATAGCTTTTAGGAAGCACAAAGGCATGGCATGCAGTAGTATTAAACAACAAACATGGGGAATTGATTACAATAGAACAGAATAGCTCATAGCTAAGCAGACTTCTAATTTGTTGGATGGTTCCTCAAAGACTCAATTTTTTCTTAACAAAAGGTCCCAAACCATAGCAAAGTTCAAAAACAAAGTGAActttagctagctagcttctgCCACTCAAGTTCCTAGTTAATTCATACTAACTAAGCAGCTACAGAATcaccatttaaaaaaaaaaacagctaCAGAATCTGGTTCTTCCACCCATGCTAACAGTGCATTTACACTAGATTAATCAGTTTTTAATTCACATGCAAACCTTAACATTACAATACTCTTCCCCAAGTTTTTgtccttctcttctcttctctctctttcttgcaTCACCTCTTGCACTGTGTTAATTGTTGGCCTTTAGTTGGGTAGGACAAGGTGCTGGTGAGGCAGATGGGGTTGTAGACACAGTAGGCCAAAATTGAGCATTCTTCACCTTTGAGACGCTTGCAAGAACACTTACAGGGGTTACATCTCCCATTACAGTCACCTTCTTTGCTGCAAAGTCTATGTTGAAAGATGTCACTCCTGCTCACAAAGTTATcaacaaattttatttattccaGGTTAATGAAGTAGCTAGCTTTAATCTTGTAagactttgaatgattaatgaTAAATCATAAGAAAAAATAGTAGGTACGTACCTTCCATTCTTGATAGATGCTTTCTCAGTTTTCCTTCACAGCCTTTGCAGTGCAGTGACACCCTTAACACTACAACCTgcaaaccatcatcatcaaattATGAAAAGAAATGTCACAAGGTGGATTCAGACAATTCATGAGATTGGTTCTTGTCTgaatgtgtgattaagacttAAGATTAATCTCTCCACCTAACTAATTAACTACACTGTAAGGCAAAAGAACATTACCCTTAATACAAAGTTCCAAACTAACATGTATATCATACATGAAGATCAGTTTTCTGAGATTcaagataaataaaaatagtaaaaaaaaattgtgcaaACCTGGTTGGAGGGAGGTGAAGGAAGTTTTGACAAAGATGAGGAAGAGCTTGCTGAAGAAGCGGATTCATATTCTTGCTGCTTATTCATCCCTTTGTTTCGGTTCTCCTTGTCTCCAACCGGAACCAATGCCGAAACTGGTTCATAATCCGGTAACCCTTCGAAGAACACCTTGTCACTTAAAAGGTATCTAGATGATCCAGGAGGAGTAATACTACTGATAAGATCAACTGGCTCAGCAGAGCTCTTCCTAACAACACTTCCACTTGGAACAGAAGAGTACTTCTTAACATTATCATCAGACGGCATCTTACCATTGGAAGAAGTACTCTTCCTCTTTTgctcatatttttcttttgagaaGCTCACAATCTTTTTCTTGCACTGATCACTGCTTGTCTTTGAAGATGAGGAGTTTTTCTTGCACTTCTGGAGTTGATGGTAGGTTTTGGGATTGATAGGGGGGTGAGAATAGCAAGGAGGATTGATAAATCTAGTACTAGTACTTGATCTTCTTGAATCTTGGATAATGGGATTGTGGCGATCGATGGCTCGACCACCAAGTTGGATGactgatgaggaagaagaggctTGATCCATACTGAAACATATGGCTGTTGAAGCTTGTGATGCACAGAAGATATCGATGCCTTTCAGCTTCATGTTGATAATGATGACACTATAGGAGTAATAGTGGTATACAGAATCTGCATAAaagggtgagagagagagagagagagagagagagcttgaAGCTTACTCTAGTAGATAAAGCTAGGGGAATTCAAAAATGATTACATAGTTTGTAGATTCCAAGCAAATTAGAGAATAATATAATTATTCATAATATAGTATAATAATTAAGATATGATTTAAGTATACATGATATAGAGCACCAAGCCACCAAGCCAATATTGTTATAAGATTATGGAGTTT contains:
- the LOC126796795 gene encoding uncharacterized protein LOC126796795, with the translated sequence MDISMPFNDIRDEHLTLQLSTACSSTRPTQQSPPLVSSSSQFEPIINLLGVGPLNSHTASVALPCNMTRTRRTPTQILREGQTEDIPAPYPWATTRRAHVYSLHHLFSNGINKIRGMVQCKKCDQKYEIEYDLEQKFGQLATYVYQNKSAMRDRAPDVWMNPILPDCKLCGQTTCVKPVIGKKRSINWLFLCLGQLIGCCKLNDLKYFCKHTKNHRTGAKDRVLYLTYMELLKQLDPNGPFDI
- the LOC126801153 gene encoding protein SODIUM POTASSIUM ROOT DEFECTIVE 1-like; this translates as MKLKGIDIFCASQASTAICFSMDQASSSSSVIQLGGRAIDRHNPIIQDSRRSSTSTRFINPPCYSHPPINPKTYHQLQKCKKNSSSSKTSSDQCKKKIVSFSKEKYEQKRKSTSSNGKMPSDDNVKKYSSVPSGSVVRKSSAEPVDLISSITPPGSSRYLLSDKVFFEGLPDYEPVSALVPVGDKENRNKGMNKQQEYESASSASSSSSLSKLPSPPSNQVVVLRVSLHCKGCEGKLRKHLSRMEGVTSFNIDFAAKKVTVMGDVTPVSVLASVSKVKNAQFWPTVSTTPSASPAPCPTQLKANN